DNA from Mustela erminea isolate mMusErm1 chromosome 18, mMusErm1.Pri, whole genome shotgun sequence:
TGCCCCCAAGGACAACTGCTGGCCCCTGGGTGAGGGGGTCCTCCCTGGTGGGAGCAGTGGCACctcagggagcaggggcagggccctgcgggggtaggggggtgcgggggggcggttctccttcctcccaccctggcTGGTTTCTGGAGGATGTGAGATGTGAGGGCTCCGGGCTGTCCTGTCCCTGAGATCCTAACCCCAGAGCCCAGGGGCCCAGGACAAGCTGTGGCTCTTCCCAGACCTCGGTGTCCCCTTTTGGGGCTGCCGTTCCCAGGGTGAGCCTGTGCAGACCTCCCCAGGCCATGGGGCCAGGGCTTAGGGGCTGGGGCTCctggaaatggaaaatgtgaGCCCGATGGCTTTATCTGGGCTGGAAGCAGCTGTCTCCAGTCCACACCCTGCAGAGCCCCTGGGTCAGCGCGAGGACCTCAGCCGCTCAGGCCGGGgcgggtgtttttttttttcctctggctagCCTGAGCCCTAGCAGAGGTCCGTGGGAAGTTCCTCCTCAACTGGGACCCAGAGGCCCACCCCGCTCTGCCCCGTACCACCGCGTCCTTAAGCCAGAGCCGCCCTTGGTGTCTTCTGCGCAGCAGAGTAGAGCAGCCCATGGCACCCGGGATCTGCACCTTCTGCGGCGTCTGTCCCCGCCAGCTCCACCAGCAGCTCGCCCACAGGAGTGAATGACGGGGCCGGAGCTGGGAGGGGGTGCACGGTCCAGGGACCGGACGGAGGTGGAGAGaaaagggacaggaaggaagcAAGAGTGTAGGATGCAGCGGACATGGGGACACACACGTGGGGTGTGGGGCCGCTCGGGCAGTGCGTGAGGGGCTCGCACGCACCCTCTGTGGTATTGGCATCACAGGATGCATCCCGGCGTCCGTGTCAGCATATGTCCCGGATGCACACACGCGTGTGTAGGAAGGCACACTTGGCCCCTGCTAGCACGTGCATGAAGGTCCCTCCTCCAAATGCGTCCATGTGCCCTCCTTGTAGCGTGCATGTGCAGGTCTGAGACCAAGCACTACAGACCCCTTGACGCCCGCCTGTCCTTGCCCCGGCAGACCAGCCCCGGGGGTAGGTGCACAGATGCGCCCTCCGGTGCACAGGAAGAGATGAACAGGCCACCCTGGGGGGCAGCTGCAGAGTTTCCCCTGGGGGTGGAGCCATGAAGTCTGAGGTTTGGGTGGAGTGACCCAGGGATACCCCTGAACTCCCAAGGCCCTCAGGGCCCCAGAATCAGCCCCAGTGGTGCTGTTTCCGGTGGGCAGAGCCCCACCTGCCCCTCTCTGGGGTCCCGGCCGGACACAAGACTCCAAGGCtgcctgccctggggctgggctcctgcaccccacccccgtcCTTCTGTACTTGGCTCCTGAGCCCAGCAGGGTACATACACGCCCTGCGTGCCCACTTCTAAGGGTCTCACAACAAGGCGGCCATTTCCAGGGTGGAGGCGAGGCGGATTGAGGATTTGGGAGGAGGAGTGTGGGGGGATATGTCTGCCCGGGGATTGACCCAGGCCTGGAGTGTACCTCCTGGAGCCCTTGTTAGCGTGCTCCCTTTGGCACTGTGGCAAGGTGTGGGGTGTGGCTGCTTTCCTGCACCTTCCTGGTTACGGAGCTAGATGGCCGGGCCAGTTGGCTGCCCTGCCCTGCGAGCTGAGGTCTCCATGGAGGGTGTGGCAGGCCCATCTGCCCTGGCCCATGACCCTCCAACCTGAGCTCTTCTTGGCACAGGGGCGTAGAGGGATCCCTAGGACAAAGGCTGAGATGACCTTGGAGATGGGTTGCGTGCAGCCTCTGTGAGTCCCAGGGCTCCCTCTAATGCACCTTCTGACCCATCTCAGCGAATGGCACCCCCACACCTCCTGGTTACCCAAGcatcccttccctcctcctgctgtcCAGCCACCTAGCAGCCCACGGGCTCGCTGGTGAGCCTCCTTTGCCCAGGCATCTAGGAGTCACCCAGGACTTCTTGAGCACTTTCTAAGGCCAGTGCTGTCCCAGGTGTGGGGGTGGATGGATGGCTGAGACAGAGGCCCTGCTCCCTGAGGAGCGGAGCTGCACATGTACACGAGCATCCATGTGCACAGACCCGGGGTGCGGAGGGTGGAGTGGTGGTCCCAGCCCGGCAGGCACAGGAGGGTGCCCTCCCTCAGTTCCTGCTCCCCTGACCCCTCTTCCCGCTCCTGGTACAGCTCTCCTCTCCCAGGCTCATCTCCAGCTACTGACTCAGTGGTGTGACTACGGAGGGAGAGCGGCCAAGGGGGGATGATTTGCTTCTTGGACTGTCTGCCTTCCCAGAACTCACAGTGAGCCCCGTCTCTGCCCTTGACGGAGTCCCCACTTCAGCGGCAGAgggagccctgccctgcccctaaGCAGTTCCTCCCAAATATTATCCTGATGGATGGCGACAGCAGACAACTCACtgtggtgggaggtgggaaagggTGGGTGGACCCCTGCCCACGCCCACCCACATGGATGCTGCGGGCTCAGGCCCAGGGGGTCACACTCGCCAGTGCCTCCTAGGACTTCACCACCCGGTTCTTCCATGGGTGAAGAAGGGAAAGAGCTTCTTCAAAGGAAggaatgggaagggaagggaatgggCTTTTCTGGCTGAGATCAGGGTCTCTGATCCTCGGCCTCCCATGCTTAGACCTGCAGGGGTCATGAAGGCtggaagaggggtggggagggctctcCCAgactctcccagcctctcccaaaGGTTCTGCCCGGAGAAAGAAGGCAGGGAGCGGTTTGGCTCACCCCAGTGCAGACAGCTACTTGGAACACATGctcgatttctctctctctctctctctctctctctctctcacacacacacacacacacacatgaaacatGCACGCCTTTTGGCACTTGACTTTCTCATGAAATAATTGCTGGAAGGCTCCTTGGATTAGGTAACCCAGCATTCCTTCCGGTCCCCATGGTGGAGGGGAgcaagggcggggtgggggggtatcCGAGTTCGGCTCAGCATCTGCCAGGCTGATCCACAGTCCTGGAAGCCTGACATGACAGGCACAAGCCCTTCAGACCTCTTGCTCCTGAGGCAACAAGCTGAGCTCGCCTAGCCACTGAGCCTCCTTCAGGTGGGCCTGGCCTAGTAAGGAGAAGGCTAGTCAGGAAAGGCTCCCAAAGGTTTTTGGGAAAAGAATGGGatgttcccatttttattttattatttttttaaaaagattttatttatttatttatttgacagagagacagagatcacaagtaggcagagatgcaggcagagagagagggggaagcagaccccccgctgagcagagagcctgactcagggctcgatcccaggaccctgagatcatgacccgagccgaaggcagaggctgaacccactaagccccccaggcgccctccgccccgtttttgttttaaagcagatGACAATGACACAGGAACTCGGAGTATCTTTGCCCATCATCAGTCTGGTCTTCCTGAAGCAACAGCTGTCTGCATTCTTCCCTCTCTCGGGAGGCTTGTCCGGTGGGGGAGGTGGAAGGGAGGAATGTCTGGGTTCAGGCAGGAAAGCAGTGTTGAGAGGGAGCAGTGCTGGGAACCCTGGCCTGTGAGTAGAGGCCCTGACTGAGACTGATGGAGAGACAGGGCCCACTAGTCCAAAACTTGCTCATCCGGGATCTGGAGATTCACCCTAGGtgctccctttcttctctgccagACCTCAGCACCTTCTGGATCCCCTACTAGGATCCCCCACTAGGGGCCCCTTGGGGAGCCTGGAGCCCCTTCTGACCAGAGGCGAGGAGGACACAAAGACCGAGCCACACagagtggggctgggaggggacCTCTCGCGGGTCTCCAGCTCCCGGTCTTAACAACAGGTGCATGAGATGGCAGGCAGAGCTCCGCCAGGTGAGTCTGTGCTCGGGAGAGCCTGTCACAGCCTAGAGAGGGCAGGGACCCGGACAGGGCGAGGGTCGGGACGGCGGTTCTGGAGGCTCCTGCTGCCCTCAGAGGAGTCCCCACCCCCAGCGGGACCAGGCCCGGCGGGTGAGAGCCCGAAGGGAACGCAGAACCCGCGTCTGTGGTCCCCAGGGTAAAGTCCACTTGGGGGTCGAGGCCTTCTTCCGGTGTGGCGGCCGCCCCTCGCCCAGGCCGCACGCCGCTCCTCCGGGGTCGCCGGGGGATGGTCTTGAACCGGAgcgccccccaccaaccccccagCCTCTCGGGACTGCGGCGCGGGGAGGGCCTGGATCCGCGCCTCCGcgaccccccgccccaccccgtgCGCCCGGGGCCCGCCCCCAAGGCCCCGCCCCCGCTCGGCGCCCAGTCCCGGGGCTCGcgggcccgccccgccccccgccctccgcCCGCCCTCCCACCGCCCCTCCGGCGAGCCCAGCCCGGGGGCGGCCAGTCGCAGCCCGCAGCGGCGGAGGATCTCGGCGTCTCCCCGCCAGGCCCGCGCTCGCCCCGTGCGTTCCGCTCGGCCATGGAGCCGGGACCCGAGGCCGAGGAGGCGCGCACGGTGCGGGAGGCGCTGGGCCGCTACGAGGCGGCGCTGGAGGGCGCGGTGCGCGCGCTGCACGAGGACATGCAGGGGCTGCAGCGCGGCGTGGAGCGGCGCGTGGCCGAGGCGCTGCGCCTAGCCGGCCCGCTGGCGCGCACCGTGGCCGACCTGCAGCGAGATAACCAGCGGCTGCAGGCGCAGCTCGAGCGCCTGACGCGGCAGGTGGAGGCTCTGGGGACCGGCCCGTCCCCCGCGGCCGGCACTCCGGGCACGCCCAGCCCTCCGCCCGGGGTCCCCGGCCGCGCGCCCCGCCTGGGCACCGCGCGCTTCGCCAGCCACGCCACCTTCTCGCTGTCCGGCCGCAGCCAGGTGAGGCTCGGGGAGCGCCGGCGCCGGTGCGTGGGCGCCGGGGGCGTGGGGCTGCGCGCCCCGGGGCCGCCCCTCCGCCGCCAGTGCGTACGCCCGCCCGCACGCGTCTGCTGGGTTGGGGGCCGCGGGCCGCAGGCCGCTGGGACTCGGTGTGGGGGTACGGCCAGCGCTCCGCTGTGGGAGAGGGTCGGAGAAGCCTGCTTGCTGCACCTGTCTCGGGCCCCCTCCTTTCTTTGGAACCAGGCCCTGGTTTGCCCAGAATttggtctccctctcccctttgtcTCGTGACGCTAAGGGCTTAGGCGCTGAGTTAGGGCCCCCGACCATTTCCACATCGCCTGCTCGCCGCGGGCGTATCCGAATGGTCAGCAACCCCCACCTCCATTCACGGCCCCCCGCGTTGCCGCTCACTGAGGCCTGACGGCTCACGTTATTAATTAACCCAGACTGAGAACTCAGGCCCCTTGTGTGTGTGAGCCGGAGGCGAGGAGGACACGATGTGGCTGGGGTCATCTCATTTGGGAACTGGTAGGGGGTTAAGGGATCCGGGGAAACCAGCCTTGAGCAGTCTCTAGCTTCGTGGGGTCAGTGACCAGCAGGGAGTTCatggcggggtgtgtgtgtgtgtggaccaGTCACTTCTCTGAGCACGGGGCCTCCAGGAGAGGCAGGTTAGAATGTTTCCATGCTGTGTGCAGTGGCCCTTAGGTGGGATTTTCCACTCTGCTCAGGCATGTGCTCTGGGATTGGGTTTCCAGGGTCTGGGTCTGAGCCCTTTGCACCTGCTGCCCCTCCTTGGCTCAGTCCCTCATGCAGTCAATCTCCTGTGTGGGCTGGGTTGCCGCCCCGGGGCCAGACGGAGGGGGATCAGCTCAGCGCTTGCCTCAGGACGTCCCAGCTGGGTGGGAGATGACCCCAGATGGCGCAGTGCCAACCGTGTACGGGCAGCCAGAGCCATGTGCCTGCCCAGTGGGTATCCCGGGAAGCCTGTGTGCCTGACGGAGGCCCAGGGATTGCCGCTGCTCAGGCAGGTGGAGGTGGGACGGGGCTGTGTACGCAGGCTCGGCAAACCCAAAGGCACTGCCTGGCTAGAGGGGAGCCTGATGGGAGTGAGAGGGGGAGGGTGAATTGTGAGGGCCCTCTGGGTGCTGGCTAAGGGAACCAGGCTTTGTCCCTGGGGGCAAGACCTTCCTCAACCATGGGGGGTGGCAGAGCCCCCAGGCGGGCCAGTGATCTGTGCAAAGTGTCTGCAAGTACAGATACAGTTAATTCTGTCCCATGAGCACAAAACACGATACATCCATGGCATACAGTCACCACTGTGAGCTCGCACGTGCTTAATAAACTGTGTCATCGGCCGTTTTTGAAGTTGTGTTCTGACACACACTCAATGGAAGCAGCTGCCCGAggtttcagaaaaataatgtctGCGTCATGCGTAGATGagcgtgcatgtgcacatgctTGCTCATACACATGTCAGGGGGCTCTCCAGTCATCTGCCTCAGTGGGAATCGGCCAGAGGTGAGCTGGTCCTCTTGGATAtgggggtggtgggtgagggGTGCCGGGCAGAGAGGGACAGGGTTTTCCCACTAGCCATCTGCAAGCTCCTGCAAGGACGGATGGCAGGGTGGAGGGTGGCTGGAGACAGGGTGGGTTAAGGTGGGACAGCCCCAGGAGAGAAGACAGCCTGAACGGGGGCAGGGCTAGGGGCATGGGGACCAGGGGCTGCCTTGGGGCAAGGTCTGAAAGGGGGAGTCCGCATGGTGAGGTGGCGTTTGGGCACAAACAGGAGCCTGCCCGGGGAGCTGCTGGGTCACAGCTCTGCTGGGGTCATGCTGCATGGGCGGGTCTGGGGGACATCTAGGGGACGCTGTCCCAGAGCAGGTGGAGCCACAGATCTGGGGTGCCAAGGGCAGTCGAGGGTGGACATCAGGGAGACACCAGGCCAGAGCTGGCCGTTGAAGGTGGCAGCGGGGGAGGGctgcagggcagaaggagaaggtgaGGCAGGAGCCCTGGGTGATGAGCAGGAGATGCCAGGGACCCTGAAATCTCAAGGCTGGGGTCACGGGCCAGCAGGGCCGCTGTGGCTCTTCAGGGATGGGGACGGACACCCAGCTGGAATGGGGGTTGCGGGCCTCAGAAAGACGAACATCACTGATACCTGGGTGGAGGACGGGGGGTTCCATCGGGGGGCGCAGCTCCCCCTTGCCTGGCTTCAGAAGCGCTGGTCTCCACTGCTGACGAGCGCGGACCCGTTGCTGGCAGCAAAAGGGGCTGTGCGGAGCCGCGTGCACGTTCATGTGCGCTCATGTAGGGGAACGAGCAGGTCTGGCCCACACAGCGTGCCCCGTCCTGCACGGGGAGTTGGCTTCAGGCTGGGCACGGGGCTGCCCCTTGTCTCTCACACCCCGTGTGAAGAGGGGAGGGTCCCATTACGGGTTACCCCACCCCTCTGTAATCAGCCAGATTGAGAGAGCCTTTTGCTTTCTGCTGTTTCAAACTGGGGGTTTGTAGGTGTTGGAGGTGGGTCCTACTTAGCGTAGAAATGGACCCTGAACCTAATGGGGGAAGAGTGGGTTAATCTACTTCCCAGTGCACACACTTTGGCCTTGCTAGGTAGTGAGAGGACAGAGCTGTAGCCAGGGAAGGtctgagaggagggagagggccgGACATGTGTGGGAGCAACCAGGGTGGACTTCCCGTAGGAGGCCCCAGTCCCTGGAGCAGATGGGAGCTGCTCTGGTCACATCCTCTGGCCTTTTTCTGTATCTAAACCAAGGGGGATGGGGCTGGGCAGGTTGGGTGGGCCCCTTGTGCTGGGTGGACTGGGTTCTTCAACAGCGACATCCGCCGGCAGGGGCCTGTGGTGGATGGCAGCCGCCTGAGGCCAGGCCGGAGTTGTTCCCTGGAAGGGTTCCGGGCCGAGCCGGAGCCACGGCGTTCTCTCGAGGTGGTGGCGGGAGAGGCCCTCAGGGACAGCTGCCGGGAGCTTCGGTCCAGGCCCGCCTACGAGAGAAACCAGACTCCCttatctgccttcctctcccagaCGCCTGTGTGATAGCAGAGGTCGCTGCTTTCGGGAGGCCCGCATTGGGACGGAGTCTTGAGAACCgagtgtgggggaaggaggggggagcaGCAGTCCTAGAGGGGGGCGCGCTGGTCACTCCAGGGCTGCCTGCGGGCTAAGGGTGTGGAGGGTCAGGCAGAAAGGAGAACACCCAAAATGTGCCCACCCTCCTAAAAGTGTTTCCAAACTTCCCAGGGAGAGGACTGTCCCCAGAGACCCTGAAATCGCTTGCCCTGCGGCCCTGCCCCCATGAATGTCCTCAGCCCTGGACTCCCAGACAGGGGCCTCCGTCCCCGTCACACAGAGCCCAGGTGGGGAACTCCGCAGGACCAGTTCCTGTCCCCAGGGCTCCCCATGGGGCTGAGGCAGGCTGACCCCGATGCTGGGAGAGCCAGCTGGAGGCCCCAGGGTGTGCTTGGGGACCTCGGCAAGGGCTCGCTCCAGCCCAGCTCCTTGGTTTGAGGGCTCGGTGCACAGAGGTCCTGCTGGGGAGCTTACTCCATCATTACCCCCGTTTCCTCTCCCTAATTAGACTTAGGTCCAGTGGGGGTCAGGGGTCCATCCTGCCCCAGGCTCCGGGGATAAGTTCATGCTGAGTTGTCCTCTGTTTTCTGGAAGGCTGGAGCACTTTGTGGCCAGTCTTAGGTGGGTTGGGAGACCTGGGTCCCAAACCTTGGGTCCGCCGCTGCCTATAGTAGGACAGGGATTTAGGCTTCTGGGTCGTGTGAtgatggggtggagggtgggctcCGAGGAGTCCGTTGGCCTGGGACATGGGTAGAGCACAGCCCTTTCCtcgagggaggggcaggggacccGGGGGGTCTGGGCTCGGCCCCCACCCTGGCTGCAGTCTGGCTGAGACCCCTTGATGGGAATCTGGCTGGTCCAGAGCTCATTTCCTGTCTGGTGGTGGCGGCCGGTTCCCTGGGGCTTCACAGGGGTGGGGGACCTGCGACGTGCAGGAGCAGGCGTCTGGGGGCCCCCCCATAAAGACCCACATTCCTAAGAAATGGTTTCACCATCAGCCTGTCCCTCCAGGCTCCTACCTGGACCTGTGGCACCGGTTGGACCAGAgtagggtgggtggggggacatGGAGACCCCGGAGCGGAGTTGGCCCTGCTgacaggtgggggctggggttcAGGGTGGACGGGTtgtttctcctccccctgctgagTTGGCTTCAGATCAGCCCACAGGTGCCTCTGCGGGTGCTCCCAAGTGCCCCCCGCCTTTTGCACTGCACCCGCAAGGGGGCCTGATCCTTCCCCCGCCCTCCTGAGTCAGGAGCTGAGGGGTCACCCGAATTCTGGCCTTTCTCACTTCTGCGGACCCCACCTGCAGAGGGTCCCCTGTCCCACCGCATCCACCTGGAAGAGCCCCTATAACTGCTCTGTCTCCTGGCACAACCAGCGTTTCCACCggcttctctccccaccagccCGATTCAGTCCCTGAGCTCACCAGCAAGCTCTTCTTCCGTGAACCCAGCATGAAGGGTCTAGAGCTCATCGCCACCTTCTCCTTGACCCCAGACCACCCATGGGTGCTGTGGCACACCTGCCTCCTTGGTTCCCAtgctcccacctccccctgcctgtctGGCTACTCCCCTCTGAGatgctgcttctccccaccccaggccccatGCGCCCCGGGCGTCTGTTCCTCCGCTGTGCTGGGGAGGCAGGACTCCTGCTCCCCCTGGTCCTCCGTCCTTCCTCTTCAGCTGCGGGCACAGACCCCAAGCCGTCTCCTGACCTCGTGTCCCCGCTGCCCCAGGCTCACCTTACACTCCATGTATCCCAGACCCAGATCCTTCCATTCCCACCGAcactcccctcttcctcctggaCACTCTCCACTAGGATCCAAAGCCCAGGCTCTGAAGAGGCCTcgtccctccccaccctccaccttctctccctccccccagagcTCTGGTCCTGCCTTTGCAGCTGGGGCCTGTGTCCCCTCCCTCGGGGCCAGCACCAGGGGCTGCGCGGTGTGTCTCCTGCTGCTGGATCGGAGTGCTCTGTGCGTGGAAGCCTGTTTCTGCAGACATGAGTCGCTCTGCTGGGAATGGCCTCCCCTCCTCGTCTGCCGGGCTTACTCCAGACTTGGCTTGGGAAGGCCTCCCAGGCCCACTGGGCTGGAGGAAGTTTGCCGGAGGCATGACTGTCAGGCTGGCTTGGTGGTGTGTGCTCCAGGTCCTGGGTCCCCCACCCGCCCGACCCCGACTGACAGAGTGGCCGCCACTAGCCCTCGTTGTGGGAGCAGCTGAGTCCGGGGCCCGGGATGGGCTTTGTTAGTCGTCTGGGAACCTTGCAGACCATGAGACAGCCTGGAAGTGTCGGGGAAGGGGACGGTCAGCCTCTCCAGGTGCCCATTGTGGCCCCTGAGGAGAGGCCTGGTAGTGGTCGGCCTGGATCCCCTTCCTGCCAGGCTACCCCCGGGTCTGGGCCTCCACGTGACCCTCCCTGTGAGAAGGGCAGGGTCCCGGTGGAGGAGAATGTTCCCCCAGCCACAGATGTCAGGGGGTCCTCACGTGTGACCAAGGTCGGCCCCTTCTCTGAGCCCCTGGGTTCTGTCGAACAGGCTAGCATGCCTGTGGGAGGCAGAAGAACGTTGGTTTAAGCACCAGGCCCAGAAAAAGGTCCTGACGCCTGTGGGACGCTCAGAGGGGACTCGTGGAGCTGCCTCCGCCTCCAGCAGGGAAACGGAGACCTGAAGGGGCTGATCTGAGTCGAGCAGCATGGCGGTCGGTGGCGCGGCTGGGACACCAGGCCCCCAGGGGCTTTTGGGGTCGGCTCTGCTGCTGTGTGGAGAGAAGAAGGGGCCCCGAGGAACCAGGCAGTCCCCCCGCTCTGGGCACCTGGGCATGTCATAGCTCTGGGTCTAATGAAAGTCCTCGGTGCCCCGTGCCCGACGTTGGCCCAGAGGACCTTGTGCTTCTGGTTTTGGCAGCCCTTGGCTGGCAGGCCCGGCTAGCACGAACGGGCCTGCCCGGCCTGGGGTGCTGGCTCTCGGGGCCTGGGGAGTGGTCTGGAGAATGCCGGGTCACCTTATACATGGCTCCTTACCTTTTGTCCCTGGCACTCTGGGCACGTCTGCCTGGCTGGACCCCAGGGGTTCCGTGGCGGGGGCTGGGTGTACTCCAGCCTGCCGTGGGACCTGGGCCCACTGCGGTATCTTCTCGGGGCTGCCTCTCAAACGTGTGGGTTGTTTGGCCCCAGAATGAGGGGGCCCTTTAGACAGTGGTCTGCGGGGGGGCAGCGGGCCCTGCCTGATGGGGCCTCCTCGGGCGTGTGTCTCTGCAGAGCCTGGACCACCAGGACGAAGCCGGCGAACCAGAGGCGCGGAAAGCCTCGGACGTCATCGAGAACGGGCACCAGCCAGGGGGAGGTAGGGGCCGACGGCACTggacggtggggggggggcgggggcgtgggTTGCCTTTGTGCCCGGCCAGCGCTTGGCTGGGAGGGGACCTGAACCCGGACCCCAGCAGCTAGAGAGACTGTCAGGGGGTGGCTTTGCTCAGGGTGAAGCAGAGCTTTCTAAACACAGAGGGAAACGGGCGCTCTCAGGAGGTGTTGAGCTCCCTGTTTCCGGAGGAGTGCGGCTGGGGCTGAGCGCTCGTCCAAGCGGCGAGCAGTGCAGTGGCTGATGGGCTGCTCATGCTTACTGAGCTCTGAGGGCAGTTTGGAACAGACATAAAGTCTGGTTGGAGCTTTGAGGTGTCTGCAGaagagggaggtcagggaggcCTTCCCGGAGGAGGTGAGAGGGGAGGTGCAGGGAGGCTAGAGTCCTCCTGGGGCGTCTGAGTCGGCTTGGATGCCCGGCTgacctgccccctgcccccatggtCACGTGTTCCAGGTCTGGGTGAAGGACCCCCGGAAACTGCCCAAACCTTCCCGGCACCAGAGCCTCCGAAGCCACGTCCCGTGAGCCTCTCGTTGCGGCTGCCCCACCAGCCCGTCACAGCCGTCACGCGGGTCTCGGAGAGGTTCTCCGGGGAGACCTCGGCCACAGCTCTCTCACCCACGTCTGCTGCCGTCCTGGGGGTGCCCAGCCTGAGCCCCAGTGAGCCCACCATGGCCTGGACTCCCGGTCCCAGCGGTAGGAGCAGgagagcagggcctgggggcAGA
Protein-coding regions in this window:
- the SMTNL2 gene encoding smoothelin-like protein 2 isoform X2: MEPGPEAEEARTVREALGRYEAALEGAVRALHEDMQGLQRGVERRVAEALRLAGPLARTVADLQRDNQRLQAQLERLTRQVEALGTGPSPAAGTPGTPSPPPGVPGRAPRLGTARFASHATFSLSGRSQSLDHQDEAGEPEARKASDVIENGHQPGGGLGEGPPETAQTFPAPEPPKPRPVSLSLRLPHQPVTAVTRVSERFSGETSATALSPTSAAVLGVPSLSPSEPTMAWTPGPSEKSPCVPRSGAGYVAALTGRDGDSPPLATPPRSPPSPPPPATAQARRRELVRSQTLPRTSGAQARKALFEKWEQDTAGKGKGEARAKLKRSQSFGVASASSIKQLLLEWCRKKTLGYQHVDLQNFSSSWSDGMAFCALVHSFFPDAFDYGALSPAQRQKNFELAFTMAENLANCERLIEVEDMMVMGHRPDPMCVFTYVQSLYNHLRRFE
- the SMTNL2 gene encoding smoothelin-like protein 2 isoform X1 — translated: MEPGPEAEEARTVREALGRYEAALEGAVRALHEDMQGLQRGVERRVAEALRLAGPLARTVADLQRDNQRLQAQLERLTRQVEALGTGPSPAAGTPGTPSPPPGVPGRAPRLGTARFASHATFSLSGRSQSLDHQDEAGEPEARKASDVIENGHQPGGGLGEGPPETAQTFPAPEPPKPRPVSLSLRLPHQPVTAVTRVSERFSGETSATALSPTSAAVLGVPSLSPSEPTMAWTPGPSAEKSPCVPRSGAGYVAALTGRDGDSPPLATPPRSPPSPPPPATAQARRRELVRSQTLPRTSGAQARKALFEKWEQDTAGKGKGEARAKLKRSQSFGVASASSIKQLLLEWCRKKTLGYQHVDLQNFSSSWSDGMAFCALVHSFFPDAFDYGALSPAQRQKNFELAFTMAENLANCERLIEVEDMMVMGHRPDPMCVFTYVQSLYNHLRRFE